One window from the genome of Rhizoctonia solani chromosome 15, complete sequence encodes:
- a CDS encoding aconitate hydratase produces the protein MFSLRTKARVFARGMATAAPRIGDKKVSMSPLEPNNYINYQRIEDTLAVVRQRLNRPLTLSEKILYGHLDDPANQDITRGVSYLKLRPDRVACQDATAQMALLQFMSAGMPTTAVPTTVHCDHLIEAQVGGAKDLARAIDINKEVYDFLATATAKYGIGFWKPGSGIIHQIILENYAFPGGLMIGTDSHTPNAGGLGMIACGVGGADAVDVMANIPWELKCPKVIGVNLTGKIGGWTTPKDVILKVAGILTVKGGTGAIVEYTGPGVESLSCTGMATICNMGAEIGATTSLFPYNERMGDYLRATKRGEIASYAKSFQHNLQPDKGAEYDQQIEINLSELEPHINGPFTPDLATPISKFAEAVKKNNWPQELKVALIGSCTNSSYEDMSRSAAIANEASSHGLSTKSKFTITPGSEQVRATIARDGQIEAFEKVGGVVLANACGPCIGQWDRKDVKKGDVNSIITSYNRNFTGRNDANPATHAFVASPDIVTALAFAGDLTFNPLKDELTGSDGKKFKFSDPSGNELPPRGYDPGEDTFQAPPEDRASVNVAVDPKSDRLQLLKPFQPWDGKAPKNLPVLIKVQGKCTTDHISAGGPWLKYRGHLQNISQNCLIGAINSANGEANKVQNLDTGKWGGVPQVAAEYRDKGVKWVVIGDHNYGEGSSREHAALEPRYLGGLAIIVRSFARIHETNLKKQGMLALTFVDPADYDKIQPTDRVDIEGLESFAPARTDPCRAPRRREQGQDSVGPLVQPGTD, from the exons ATGTTCTCGCTCCGCACCAAGGCCCGAGTCTTTGCGCGTGGCATGGCCACTGCGGCCCCACGCATCGGCGACAAGAAGGTCTCGATGTCCCCGCTCGAGCCGAACAACTACATCAACTACCAGCGCATTGAGGATACCTTGGCTGTTGTCCGCCAGAg ACTGAACCGGCCATTGACGCTGTCCGAGAAGATCCTCTACGGCCACTTGGACGATCCCGCGAACCAGGACATTACGCGCGGAGTGAGCTACCTGAAGCTGCGGCCGGACCGTGTTGCGTGCCAGGATGCCACTGCCCAGATGGCCCTTTTGCAATTCATGTCCGCCGGAATGCCCACTACTGCCGTCCCCACCACCGTCCACTGCGACCATCTTATCGAGGCTCAGGTCGGAGGCGCAAAGGATCTTGCACGTGCCATCGACATCAACAAGGAGGTCTATGACTTTTTGGCCACTGCTACCGCCAAG TACGGCATTGGGTTCTGGAAACCAGGCTCTGGTATCATCCACCAGATCATCCTCGAGAACTATGCCTTCCCCGGTGGTCTTATGATCGGTACCGACTCGCACACCCCCAACGCGGGTGGTCTCGGTATGATCGCGTGCGGTGTCGGTGGTGCCGATGCCGTCGATGTCATGGCCAACATTCCCTGGGAACTCAAGTGCCCCAAGGTCATTGGCGTCAACTTGACTGGCAAGATTGGCGGATGGACTACTCCCAAGG ACGTCATTCTCAAGGTCGCCGGTATCCTCACCGTCAAGGGTGGAACTGGTGCCATTGTCGAATACACCGGTCCAGGTGTCGAGTCCTTGTCCTGCACAGGCATGGCCACTATTTGCAACATGGGTGCCGAAATCGGTGCAACTACCTCTCTCTTCCCTTACAACGAACGCATGGGCGACTATCTCCGCGCAACTAAGCGTGGCGAGATTGCCTCGTACGCCAAGTCCTTCCAGCACAATCTCCAGCCCGACAAAGGCGCCGAATACGACCAGCAGATCGAGATCAACCTGTCCGAGCTCGAGCCTCACATCAACGGTCCGTTCACCCCCGACTTGGCCACTCCCATCTCCAAGTTTGCCGAGGCGGTCAAGAAGAACAACTGGCCTCAGGAGCTCAAGGTCGCGTTGATTGGATCTTGCACTAACTCGTCCTACGAGGACATGTCTCGTTCCGCTGCCATTGCCAACGAAGCCTCTTCCCACGGTCTGTCCACCAAGAGCAAGTTCACGATCACTCCTGGATCGGAGCAGGTCCGTGCCACCATTGCCCGCGACGGTCAGATCGAGGCATTTGAAAAGGTTGGAGGTGTTGTGTTGGCCAATGCTTGCGGACCTTGCATCGGTCAATGGGATCGCAAGGACGTAAAGAAGGGAGACGTCAACTCGA TCATCACATCCTACAACCGTAACTTTACCGGTCGTAACGATGCCAACCCTGCCACCCACGCATTCGTCGCTTCTCCCGACATTGTCACCGCCTTGGCCTTTGccggcgacttgacctttAACCCCTTGAAGGACGAGTTGACTGGATCCGATGGCAAAAAGTTCAAGTTCTCCGACCCGAGTGGAAATGAACTTCCACCTAGGGGGTACGACCCGGGTGAAGACACCTTCCAGGCACCGCCCGAGGACAGGGCTAG CGTCAACGTCGCCGTCGACCCCAAGTCTGACCGTCTCCAGCTCTTGAAGCCCTTCCAGCCATGGGACGGCAAGGCGCCCAAGAACTTGCCAGTTTTGATCAAGGTCCAGGGCAAATGCACTACCGACCACATCTCGGCTGGTGGACCGTGGTTGAAGTACCGTGGACACTTGCAGAACATTTCGC aaaattgcttgattgGCGCGATCAACTCTGCCAATGGCGAGGCGAACAAGGTTCAGAACTTGGATACCGGCAAGTGGGGTGGTGTTCCCCAGGTTGCGGCCGAGTACCGTGACAAGGGCGTCAAGTGGGTTGTCATTG GCGATCACAACTATGGTGAAGGTTCCTCTCGTGAGCACGCCGCTCTCGAACCCCGCTACCTCGGCGGCCTCGCCATCATCGTGCGCTCGTTTGCCCGTATCCACGAGACCAACTTGAAGAAGCAAGGCATGCTCGCGCTCACCTTTGTCGACCCGGCCGACTATGACAAGATCCAGCCCACGGACCGAGTCGACATTGAGGGCCTCGAGTCGTTTGCGCCGGCAAGAACTGACCCTTGTCGCGCGCCACGAAGACGGGAGCAAGGACAAGATTCCGTTGGCCCACTCGTTCAACCAGGGACAGATTGA